DNA from Phormidium ambiguum IAM M-71:
ACAATTATCCCTCCATTAATAGACCAAAACCAAATCCAAAGAGTTTCCCATTGCTTTGACCAAAACCAAATCAATGGTCGCTTATCTAATACAGCACTAAGAATTTGACTCACTTGATGTGCGTGAATTTCTAAACCAGTTATTCTTTGAATTTGTCTTTGGCCATTACTATAAGGTGTTAGCCAGTTATTATCATTAAAACTTGGAGCAATTGTACCAATCAAAACAATTCGATTCTTAATTAAATTAGGATTAAATTCATTATTTAAAGCTTCTGTTAACGTAATTCTTGGAGCAATTTGAGAGGTTGAACGATAATTAAGCATTATTTGATGTCCGCGTGGATCGATTTGTTGATATCCACCTGAATCTTTCTCTAAAGTACGAAAAATAGTTTGACCAAGTTGAATGTAATCTTCTGGTTGAATCATTGTCCATTGAATATTTTCTTCAGCTAGAAACTGTTTGGCTAGTTGCAGACTTAAGGAATTTTCTGTCTGACAAGAAGATACTAATCCCATAGATAATAAATGGCGGCGTAGGATACCATCATCATCAACTATTACATTGTTAAAACCTAAACGTTCCGGTGGAACTTCTGGTGGTGGTAGAACACCAGGGTGATTATGATTACTAGACTTACAAATGGCAAAAAAGCGATCGCTCTTTCCCATCCTACTAATTAAATCCTGATATTGTGGTTGCACAGAACGATCGCGGTAAATAGCCAATCCTATAGCTCTTGGTTGATATTGTTCTAATTTTTTTAACAGTTTTTCTAAAGCATTATCTGAAAGTGATGCACCTTGTCTTTCCTCTGAAGGTTGAGCTTGCACATCATTTTCCGTGATAGTGATTAATAATAACCGATTGTCTTGTCCTTCATCAGGACGCGATCGCATTAACATATCATAAGCTTGCAACTCAAAAGGTTGTAAAAAACCCAACAATCTTAACCCCATCACCAAACTAGTACCCAACATACTCGCTAACAACAACTGTTTCCAACTATGAAACTTAAAAGTTAATTTCTCCCTGGTTTTTTTTATTTCCTTAGCTTTAACTAAATCTTGCCAGCAAGGTGCTACAGCAGTAGGATTTTGGTAAATTACAGGTAGCCAAGTTGCACAAGGAAAATCACTTTCCCATCCTTGCAACCTCTCCCGCGCCTCTCGTGTTGCTAAATAAAAAGATTTCCCACTCACAAAAGCAGTCAGAAAATACTTTAAAAATTCTTGCGCTACTTTATCAGGAATTAACTCGCGCATTACAATCATTTGGGGAATTTGTAAATCGTCCAATCTTCGCGCCAAACCTAAACCATCACAAGAATTAAAAATCGCTAACTTTAAACCTCCATCAACCGCCTTTCTTAAACCATACCAAAGTTCATCAATAGTTAAACTATCAGTAGGATTAATGTAAATTTTACCAGTTTCCCCTTTAGTCTCACTGTGTCCAGCAAAAAAGATAATATCCCAAGATTCTTCCCAGAGTTTATCATTAATTTCCTGATGTTCTGGTTCGACTAAAAACACAGTTTTAGTTAAAGGTAAATTTTCTAACAATTGGCGATCGGCTGCAATATCAATCCCCTCCTTATGACCCAAAATTGCTAAAATTTTTACCTCTGATTTCTGGGAATAAGTAAGTTTTTTCAATCGTTCAAACTTAGCAGAACTTAAAGCAATTTCTGCGTTTGGATAACGTTCAATAAAATCCCACAAATGCCAAGGAAGCTTTTGTAATCTGGAATCTTCCGTCCGAATTAATAACCGGATATTTTCTTGGCGATTTAACTCTTCCCTAAGTCGTTTATTGATTTCATTCAACTCGGAACAATTCAACCATGAACTGAAAACATCACGCAACTCTTTAGCAGAATTACGACACTCTTCAATTCGCTTATTTATTGAACCATCGTAAGTAATTTTCTTCGGCTTAATTCGATAAGTTACTCCTATTTGTCGATACTTATTTTGCCAACAATCTAAAAGCGAAATTAGTTCAGGTGACTTAGGTAAATTAGCCATCAACTCTATTTCAGGACGCGCATTTTCGCAACCAATTTCCAAAGTGACTCGCAACCCTTGATATTCTAAATCACCATCTAGTTTTAGAACAACTAATTTCGCCATAAAACCGCCCTTCTAGCTTAAATAACGAATGTTTCGGTAACACTGAAATCACCCAAAGCCAATTTAATGCTAAATCGTTCATCCAATTCACCACTAAATTCCAATTGGATATTTTGCGTTGTTTTAGCTACAGCTTCCATTACCGTTTCTGCTGCGGAATTTAATACCATCAATTGCAAATTTTGCGGCAAATACATTTGCTCATTATTCGGATAAACTTCGACAAAAATATTCATTTCTCCTACATCTATTGGCTTGATACCAATACATAGAGTTACTCTTTCGCCAGCAGATTCTAAGTCGAGTACTTTAGCACGTCTCACGCCATTTTGGTTGCGGAAATTAAACGCTAATTCAGTTGTTTGCGGGGAAATCAAATCTTCTACAGCTTGCCAACCAGTAGTAAAAATATTGTCTAACCATTGGCGCAAATTTGTAGTTTTTGGTTGTCGGAGTTGGTTGATATATTCGGGAAATTCAGAGAGCGATCGCAATTTAATAATCGCCAACTCTTCTGTATCTACAGTTTCCACAAACCCTAACAATTTCGCCTCTCTTAAAGACTCATTCATTTCCACAACAAGATAACCAATTCTTTCTGACCAAACTTCCGGTGGAATCTTCACAAACTCCGCATTTGGTAATAGCGATCGACACTCCAACTTTCCCAAATCTTCTACCTGCAAATCCGCCACATCCATCATTGTTTGCATAATCGGATCGTAGCTATCACAACCTTGCCAATCTGTGGCTATTCCTAAACAGCGCAAATAAAAATTGACCGCATAAATTGCTAAAGTATTCAAATAAACTTGTTTACCTTTTTGAGCATTTTTTTGATAGCGGCGAAACTGTTCCGCTAATCGATGTGCTTCCGTACCAAGAGAAACAGTAAAAACAAAATTTTCTGAAGTCTT
Protein-coding regions in this window:
- a CDS encoding CHASE2 domain-containing protein, which codes for MAKLVVLKLDGDLEYQGLRVTLEIGCENARPEIELMANLPKSPELISLLDCWQNKYRQIGVTYRIKPKKITYDGSINKRIEECRNSAKELRDVFSSWLNCSELNEINKRLREELNRQENIRLLIRTEDSRLQKLPWHLWDFIERYPNAEIALSSAKFERLKKLTYSQKSEVKILAILGHKEGIDIAADRQLLENLPLTKTVFLVEPEHQEINDKLWEESWDIIFFAGHSETKGETGKIYINPTDSLTIDELWYGLRKAVDGGLKLAIFNSCDGLGLARRLDDLQIPQMIVMRELIPDKVAQEFLKYFLTAFVSGKSFYLATREARERLQGWESDFPCATWLPVIYQNPTAVAPCWQDLVKAKEIKKTREKLTFKFHSWKQLLLASMLGTSLVMGLRLLGFLQPFELQAYDMLMRSRPDEGQDNRLLLITITENDVQAQPSEERQGASLSDNALEKLLKKLEQYQPRAIGLAIYRDRSVQPQYQDLISRMGKSDRFFAICKSSNHNHPGVLPPPEVPPERLGFNNVIVDDDGILRRHLLSMGLVSSCQTENSLSLQLAKQFLAEENIQWTMIQPEDYIQLGQTIFRTLEKDSGGYQQIDPRGHQIMLNYRSTSQIAPRITLTEALNNEFNPNLIKNRIVLIGTIAPSFNDNNWLTPYSNGQRQIQRITGLEIHAHQVSQILSAVLDKRPLIWFWSKQWETLWIWFWSINGGIIVLGLRSIKLQIIVMIWAIVSLYSICLLLLLTGGWIPLIPGILGLVVTPLSIAIYKKWRKR
- a CDS encoding DUF1822 family protein, producing MKKTSENFVFTVSLGTEAHRLAEQFRRYQKNAQKGKQVYLNTLAIYAVNFYLRCLGIATDWQGCDSYDPIMQTMMDVADLQVEDLGKLECRSLLPNAEFVKIPPEVWSERIGYLVVEMNESLREAKLLGFVETVDTEELAIIKLRSLSEFPEYINQLRQPKTTNLRQWLDNIFTTGWQAVEDLISPQTTELAFNFRNQNGVRRAKVLDLESAGERVTLCIGIKPIDVGEMNIFVEVYPNNEQMYLPQNLQLMVLNSAAETVMEAVAKTTQNIQLEFSGELDERFSIKLALGDFSVTETFVI